A stretch of the Serratia marcescens genome encodes the following:
- a CDS encoding cupin domain-containing protein: MKPLLLKQPLPELLEIGSVSNLGATVIAGTPTVGVASIFGEPTDNLNCGVFSCTRGSFVMEYPFAEHATVWEGSATLTNERTGESMQYQAGDSWFVEKGTPVRWDITSDRFVKHYLAIVEG, encoded by the coding sequence ATGAAACCGTTACTGCTTAAACAACCGCTGCCGGAACTGCTGGAGATCGGCAGCGTCAGCAACCTGGGCGCCACGGTGATCGCCGGCACGCCGACCGTCGGCGTGGCCAGCATCTTCGGCGAACCGACCGATAACCTGAACTGCGGCGTGTTCAGCTGCACCCGCGGCAGCTTCGTGATGGAGTATCCGTTTGCCGAGCACGCCACGGTGTGGGAAGGCAGCGCGACCCTGACCAACGAACGCACCGGCGAATCGATGCAGTATCAGGCCGGCGATTCCTGGTTCGTCGAGAAGGGCACCCCGGTGCGCTGGGACATCACCTCGGATCGCTTCGTCAAACACTACCTCGCCATCGTCGAAGGCTGA
- a CDS encoding alpha/beta hydrolase: MPEQTVSFIKGRHGDIAVHDWGNDQPRYLALLIHGYGEHLGRYQYVARTLQAQGARVFGPDHLGHGLSQGERVLIEDYDAVVDDVQRVVSHFRQQYPTLPLVVIGHSMGGMIATRYVQRYGEEVHALVLSGPLLGDRTAISDLAELPAIPDAPLDTATLARDPAVGAAYQEDPLVWHGPFKRPTLRAMQRILAAINAGPGFGALPTLWIHGDDDRLVLMSETQTALDRLRGNDFERMINAGGRHESFNETNKDQILKRVTDFIARALG, translated from the coding sequence ATGCCCGAACAAACCGTCAGCTTTATCAAAGGCCGTCACGGCGACATTGCCGTGCACGACTGGGGAAACGACCAGCCGCGCTATCTGGCGCTGCTGATACACGGCTACGGCGAGCATCTCGGCCGTTACCAATACGTGGCGCGCACGCTGCAGGCGCAGGGCGCGCGGGTGTTCGGCCCCGACCATCTCGGCCACGGCCTGTCGCAGGGCGAACGCGTGCTGATCGAGGATTATGACGCCGTGGTCGACGACGTGCAGCGCGTAGTCAGCCATTTTCGGCAGCAATACCCCACCTTGCCGCTGGTGGTGATCGGCCACTCGATGGGCGGCATGATCGCCACCCGCTACGTGCAGCGCTACGGCGAGGAAGTGCACGCATTGGTGTTGTCCGGCCCGCTGCTCGGCGACAGAACGGCGATCTCCGACCTGGCCGAACTGCCGGCGATCCCCGACGCGCCGCTGGATACCGCCACCCTGGCGCGCGATCCGGCGGTTGGCGCGGCGTATCAGGAAGATCCGCTGGTGTGGCACGGGCCGTTCAAGCGCCCCACCCTGCGCGCCATGCAGCGGATCCTCGCCGCCATCAACGCCGGGCCGGGCTTCGGCGCACTGCCCACGCTGTGGATCCACGGCGACGACGATCGGCTGGTGCTGATGAGCGAAACGCAAACCGCGCTCGATCGTCTGCGCGGCAACGATTTCGAACGGATGATCAATGCGGGCGGGCGGCACGAGAGCTTTAACGAAACCAATAAGGATCAGATCCTCAAGCGGGTGACCGATTTTATTGCGCGGGCGTTAGGCTAA
- a CDS encoding class II histone deacetylase produces the protein MKRTTGFLFDERCFWHSTGLHATTLPVGGWVQPPSGAGHAESPETKRRMKNLMDVSGLSRQLTLLSAEPATEEDLLRIHPAHYLQRFKQVSDSGGGLLGEEAPLGPGSYEIAKLSAGLACAAVEAVLQGELDNAYALSRPPGHHCLPDQSMGFCFLANIPIAIERAKARHGLGKVAVLDWDVHHGNGTQHIYWQRGDVLTLSLHQDGCFPAGYSGEQDRGEGDGAGCNVNVPMLAGAGDDGYLHAMRRIIIPALEKFEPELIIVACGYDANALDPLARMQLHSDSFRAMTALVQDAADRLCSGKLVMVHEGGYAESYVPFCGLAVMEQLSGVRTEVQDPLLAFIQQQQPRDAFNRFQREALDALARQFGL, from the coding sequence GTGAAAAGAACAACCGGTTTCTTGTTTGATGAACGCTGTTTCTGGCACAGCACCGGCCTGCACGCCACCACCTTGCCGGTCGGCGGCTGGGTGCAACCGCCCTCGGGCGCCGGCCATGCCGAGTCGCCGGAAACCAAACGGCGCATGAAGAACCTGATGGACGTATCCGGCCTGTCGCGCCAGCTCACCCTGCTGAGCGCCGAACCGGCGACGGAAGAAGACCTGCTGCGCATTCACCCCGCCCACTACCTGCAGCGCTTCAAACAGGTGAGCGACAGCGGCGGCGGCCTGCTGGGGGAGGAAGCGCCGCTGGGGCCGGGCAGCTATGAAATCGCCAAACTCTCCGCCGGGCTGGCCTGTGCGGCGGTGGAGGCGGTGCTGCAGGGCGAACTGGATAACGCCTATGCGCTGTCGCGCCCGCCGGGCCACCACTGCCTGCCGGATCAATCGATGGGCTTCTGCTTCCTTGCCAATATTCCCATCGCCATCGAGCGCGCCAAGGCCCGCCATGGCCTCGGCAAGGTGGCGGTGCTCGACTGGGACGTGCACCACGGCAACGGCACCCAGCACATCTATTGGCAACGCGGCGACGTGCTGACGCTGTCGCTGCATCAGGACGGCTGCTTCCCGGCGGGCTATTCCGGCGAGCAGGATCGCGGTGAAGGTGACGGGGCGGGCTGCAACGTTAACGTGCCGATGCTGGCCGGCGCCGGCGACGACGGCTACCTGCACGCCATGCGGCGCATCATCATCCCGGCGCTGGAAAAATTCGAGCCGGAGCTGATCATCGTCGCCTGCGGCTACGACGCCAACGCCCTCGATCCGCTGGCACGCATGCAGTTACACAGCGACAGCTTCCGCGCCATGACTGCGCTGGTGCAGGACGCCGCCGACCGGCTGTGCAGCGGAAAGCTGGTGATGGTGCACGAAGGCGGCTACGCCGAATCCTACGTGCCGTTCTGCGGGCTGGCGGTGATGGAACAGCTGAGCGGCGTGCGCACTGAAGTGCAGGATCCGCTGCTGGCGTTTATCCAGCAACAGCAGCCGCGCGACGCCTTCAACCGCTTCCAGCGCGAAGCGCTCGATGCGCTGGCGCGCCAGTTCGGTTTGTAA
- a CDS encoding MFS transporter, which yields MSSDSVSAPAVGAALPCPPRLLTAIIVFAAIAPGILMTAPAVAAQLAAQWQLGPAQIGHLFSTELGAMSLATLPAWWWIGRINWRRVATLSALVFIVGNLVSALVQDFTLLLPLRFIASLAGGTLMILCITCAAGTANPSRVYAFWVLGQLVLGAVGLLVLPPLFAHFGLMAVYLILAAIMLCCLPLIPAFPNGFTAARSARSGPAASLARKLCAVLAVLTFYISLSAVWTFIGGIAAGAGLSPAHSGQVLAVATLLGIVGAGAAALIGARFGGGRLIVLGYALLLASVALLTGQPLLLRFALAALLFKFTWTFVLPFILARVAGLDNDGKLMNGINLVIGGGMAIGPTLAGSLIESFGGFNALLFGALGCALLSLLLISLASPRAPRRITGGER from the coding sequence ATGTCCAGTGATTCGGTTTCCGCGCCCGCCGTCGGCGCGGCGCTCCCCTGCCCGCCGCGGCTGCTGACCGCCATTATCGTCTTCGCCGCCATCGCGCCGGGCATTCTGATGACCGCCCCCGCCGTGGCCGCCCAGCTCGCCGCGCAGTGGCAGCTCGGCCCGGCGCAGATCGGCCACCTGTTCTCCACCGAACTCGGCGCCATGAGCCTGGCCACGCTGCCGGCGTGGTGGTGGATCGGGCGCATCAACTGGCGGCGGGTCGCGACGCTGTCGGCGCTGGTGTTTATCGTCGGTAACCTGGTTTCGGCACTGGTGCAAGATTTTACCCTGCTGCTGCCGCTGCGCTTTATCGCCTCGCTGGCGGGTGGCACTCTGATGATCCTGTGCATCACCTGCGCCGCCGGCACCGCCAACCCCAGCCGGGTCTATGCCTTCTGGGTGCTTGGCCAGCTGGTGCTGGGCGCGGTCGGGCTGCTGGTGCTGCCGCCGCTGTTCGCGCATTTCGGCCTGATGGCGGTCTACCTGATTCTGGCGGCCATCATGCTGTGCTGCCTGCCACTCATCCCGGCGTTCCCCAACGGTTTCACCGCCGCCCGCTCCGCCCGCAGCGGCCCCGCCGCCTCGCTGGCGCGCAAGCTGTGCGCCGTGCTGGCGGTACTGACCTTTTACATCAGCCTGAGCGCGGTCTGGACTTTTATCGGCGGCATCGCCGCCGGCGCCGGGCTGTCGCCAGCCCACAGCGGCCAGGTGCTGGCCGTCGCCACCTTGCTCGGCATCGTCGGCGCGGGGGCCGCGGCGTTGATCGGGGCGCGCTTCGGCGGCGGACGCCTGATCGTACTGGGGTACGCCCTGCTGCTGGCCAGCGTGGCGCTGCTGACGGGCCAGCCCCTGCTGCTGCGCTTCGCCCTGGCGGCCCTGCTGTTCAAATTCACCTGGACCTTCGTGCTGCCGTTCATTCTGGCGCGGGTCGCCGGGTTGGATAACGACGGCAAGCTGATGAACGGCATCAACCTGGTGATCGGCGGCGGCATGGCCATCGGCCCGACGCTGGCCGGCTCTCTTATCGAATCTTTCGGCGGTTTCAACGCCTTGCTGTTCGGCGCGCTGGGCTGCGCGCTGCTGTCGCTGCTGTTGATTTCGCTGGCTTCACCGCGCGCACCGCGCCGTATAACAGGAGGAGAAAGGTGA
- a CDS encoding helix-turn-helix transcriptional regulator: MHSTASDAFINSCLATITHLIPVSAGVFYLVDRDLRPDHYILHGMPDKTHQQYLNHFQQIDPLQPANFHRQDITMVGMSPAAIAGNRRYYHDFMLPNDMRDMTEIFIRQRKRIVAGVSLIRDTPFTEVERGRLRAVLPLIELATRDLLPDSEAQLLTAKEQEIVNLVREGASNKRIALKLGISLSTVKTHMRNIFAKTDVVNRTELVAGGFLAHG; encoded by the coding sequence ATGCACAGCACCGCATCCGATGCCTTTATCAACAGTTGTTTGGCGACCATTACGCACCTGATCCCGGTGTCTGCCGGGGTGTTTTATCTGGTCGATCGCGACCTGCGGCCGGATCACTACATCCTGCACGGCATGCCCGATAAAACGCATCAGCAGTACCTGAACCACTTCCAGCAGATAGATCCGCTGCAGCCGGCCAATTTCCATCGCCAGGACATCACCATGGTCGGCATGAGCCCGGCGGCGATCGCCGGCAACCGCCGCTATTACCACGACTTTATGCTGCCGAACGACATGCGCGACATGACGGAGATCTTCATCCGCCAGCGCAAGCGCATCGTCGCCGGGGTATCGCTGATCCGCGATACGCCGTTCACTGAAGTGGAGCGCGGCCGCCTGCGCGCGGTGCTGCCGCTGATCGAGCTGGCGACGCGCGATCTGTTGCCCGACAGCGAGGCACAGTTGCTGACCGCCAAAGAGCAAGAGATTGTCAACCTGGTGCGCGAAGGCGCCAGCAATAAGCGCATCGCCCTGAAGCTGGGCATTTCGCTGTCCACGGTGAAAACCCATATGCGCAATATTTTCGCCAAAACCGACGTGGTGAACCGCACCGAACTGGTCGCCGGCGGCTTTCTCGCCCACGGTTAA
- a CDS encoding arylsulfatase, with product MQKKTLAVALSGALSGLAQGADADRPNVLIILVDDMGYSDISPFGGEIPTPNLQALAERGVRMSQYYTSPMSAPARSMLMTGNTNQQAGMGGMWWYESTAAQPGYEMRLTDRVTTLPERFRDAGYATMMAGKWHLGYVDGAKPTDRGFERAFAFMGGGTSHFDDAKPLGTVEAFHTFYTLNGKRVPLPKDFYSSKAYADQLEQWIRDTPQSKPVFAYLAFTAPHDPLQAPDDWIAKFDGKYDAGYQQAYQRRIQRLKALGLISDRTPMPTLALDKAWNALTPEQQKYEAKTMQVYAAMIAYMDDQVGAVLNTLKQTGRDQNTVIVFATDNGANPASGFYYGSKPEYWRQFDNSYANLGRKGSFISYGPHWANVSNAPYANYHKTTSAQGGINTDFIISAPRLKGRGGIDRTPMAVYDIAPTLYDYAGIDANKSLKAKPTLPMVGVSFKRYFSGEADGVPRATYGVELHNQAAYVDGIWKLRRLVKAGPTAQMAPWGLFNLHDDPLETRDLAAANPDQVKRLSEAYRRFAQQGMIIEAKGAAIDYLGVDASTGDYIGLDPQTHKPLPQAAP from the coding sequence ATGCAGAAAAAAACGTTGGCGGTGGCGTTGAGCGGCGCCTTATCGGGCCTGGCGCAGGGGGCGGACGCCGATCGCCCCAATGTGCTGATCATTCTGGTGGACGACATGGGCTACTCCGACATCAGCCCGTTCGGCGGCGAGATACCGACGCCCAACCTGCAGGCGCTGGCCGAACGGGGCGTGCGCATGAGCCAGTACTATACCTCGCCGATGTCGGCGCCGGCGCGGTCGATGCTGATGACCGGCAACACCAACCAGCAGGCCGGCATGGGTGGCATGTGGTGGTATGAGAGCACCGCCGCGCAGCCGGGCTATGAAATGCGGCTGACCGACCGCGTGACCACATTGCCGGAGCGTTTTCGCGACGCGGGTTACGCCACCATGATGGCGGGCAAATGGCACCTGGGCTATGTCGACGGCGCCAAACCGACCGATCGCGGCTTCGAGCGCGCCTTCGCCTTTATGGGGGGCGGCACCAGCCATTTCGACGATGCGAAACCGCTGGGCACCGTGGAGGCGTTCCATACCTTCTACACCCTGAACGGCAAACGCGTGCCGTTGCCCAAAGATTTCTATTCCAGCAAGGCCTATGCCGATCAGCTGGAACAGTGGATCCGCGATACGCCGCAGAGCAAGCCCGTCTTCGCCTATCTGGCGTTTACCGCGCCGCACGATCCGCTGCAGGCGCCGGATGACTGGATCGCCAAATTCGACGGCAAATACGACGCCGGTTACCAGCAGGCCTATCAGCGGCGCATTCAGCGCCTGAAGGCGCTGGGGCTGATCTCCGATCGCACGCCGATGCCGACGCTGGCGCTGGATAAGGCCTGGAATGCGCTGACGCCCGAGCAGCAAAAATATGAAGCCAAGACCATGCAGGTGTACGCGGCGATGATCGCTTACATGGACGATCAGGTCGGCGCGGTGCTGAACACCCTGAAGCAGACCGGCCGCGACCAAAATACGGTGATCGTGTTCGCCACCGACAACGGCGCCAACCCCGCCAGCGGCTTCTACTACGGCTCGAAGCCGGAGTATTGGCGGCAGTTCGACAACAGCTACGCCAACCTCGGCCGCAAGGGATCGTTCATCTCCTACGGGCCGCACTGGGCCAACGTCAGCAATGCGCCGTACGCCAACTACCACAAAACCACCAGCGCGCAGGGCGGCATCAATACCGATTTCATCATCTCCGCGCCACGGCTGAAAGGGCGTGGTGGCATCGACCGCACGCCGATGGCGGTGTATGACATCGCGCCGACGTTGTATGACTATGCCGGCATCGACGCCAACAAATCGCTGAAGGCCAAACCGACGCTGCCGATGGTCGGCGTCAGCTTCAAGCGCTATTTCAGCGGCGAGGCCGACGGTGTGCCGCGCGCGACCTACGGCGTGGAGCTGCATAACCAGGCCGCCTATGTGGACGGTATCTGGAAGCTGCGGCGGTTGGTGAAGGCCGGGCCGACGGCGCAGATGGCGCCGTGGGGGCTGTTCAACCTGCATGACGATCCGCTGGAAACGCGCGATCTGGCCGCCGCCAACCCGGATCAAGTCAAACGGCTGAGCGAGGCGTATCGCCGCTTTGCGCAGCAGGGCATGATTATTGAAGCCAAAGGCGCAGCGATCGACTACCTCGGCGTAGACGCCAGCACCGGTGACTACATCGGCCTGGATCCGCAGACCCACAAACCGTTGCCGCAGGCGGCGCCATGA
- a CDS encoding anaerobic sulfatase maturase, with amino-acid sequence MNLAQLRAQQIPVESEPRAAAPFHLLVKPIGAGCNLGCRYCYYPQRQPERTRKMDDDLLAEFIRGYIAAQPRYSREINFVWQGGEPLLAGIGFYKRALALQRRYAPPGVRISNSLQTNGTLLNDAWCRLFRQHHFILGVSLDGDREVQDAHRPDKRGGASYDAALRGIALLQRHQIDFNLLMVVHDGVADRAEAIYDHAVAIGARYLQFQPLMLEGDAPTAGYGLSAANWGRFMLAVYRRWRSRGHVGQVFVMNIEQVYAQYFTHVSPSCVHAERCGGNLVMEPDGRLYACDHLINAQHLLGHADRHTPLATLAARAAEMPFGKNKSLRRECQRCSVKSVCQGGCPAHVGEDRYNRLCAGYYAFFSALLAPLRAYPRSPQGARQWRAAVSAAAG; translated from the coding sequence ATGAACCTGGCCCAGCTGCGGGCGCAGCAGATCCCGGTAGAGAGCGAACCGCGCGCGGCGGCGCCTTTTCATTTGCTGGTGAAGCCGATCGGCGCCGGCTGCAACCTGGGCTGCCGCTACTGCTACTATCCGCAGCGCCAGCCAGAGCGGACGCGCAAGATGGACGACGACCTGCTGGCGGAATTTATTCGCGGCTATATCGCCGCCCAGCCGCGTTACAGCCGCGAGATCAACTTCGTCTGGCAGGGCGGTGAGCCGTTGCTGGCGGGGATTGGTTTTTACAAGCGGGCGCTGGCGTTGCAACGCCGCTACGCGCCGCCGGGCGTGCGGATCAGCAACAGCCTGCAGACTAACGGTACCCTGCTGAACGACGCCTGGTGCCGGCTGTTCCGGCAGCATCACTTTATCCTCGGCGTCAGCCTGGACGGCGACCGCGAGGTGCAGGACGCCCACCGGCCGGACAAGCGCGGCGGCGCCAGCTATGACGCGGCGCTGCGCGGCATTGCGCTGTTGCAGCGCCATCAGATCGACTTCAACCTGCTGATGGTGGTGCACGACGGCGTCGCGGATCGCGCCGAGGCGATCTACGATCATGCGGTGGCGATCGGGGCGCGCTATTTGCAGTTCCAGCCGCTGATGCTGGAAGGGGATGCGCCCACCGCCGGCTATGGGCTGAGCGCCGCCAACTGGGGGCGCTTCATGCTGGCGGTATACCGCCGCTGGCGCAGCCGCGGGCACGTCGGCCAGGTCTTCGTGATGAACATCGAGCAGGTCTACGCGCAGTATTTCACCCACGTCAGCCCCAGTTGCGTACACGCCGAACGCTGCGGCGGCAATCTGGTGATGGAGCCGGACGGGCGGCTTTACGCCTGCGATCATCTGATCAACGCGCAGCACCTGCTCGGCCATGCCGATCGCCACACGCCGCTCGCCACCCTGGCGGCAAGGGCGGCGGAGATGCCGTTCGGTAAAAACAAGAGCCTGCGCCGCGAGTGCCAACGCTGCAGCGTGAAAAGCGTCTGCCAGGGCGGCTGCCCGGCGCACGTGGGCGAAGATCGCTACAACCGGCTTTGCGCCGGCTATTACGCCTTCTTTTCCGCGCTGCTGGCGCCGCTGCGCGCCTACCCGCGCAGCCCGCAGGGGGCGAGGCAGTGGCGCGCCGCCGTGAGCGCCGCCGCAGGTTGA
- a CDS encoding APC family permease, translating to MNLSSRLHAHLARGKVGFPTTLASSVGVIMASPVILTVTSGFGIGGDTFALAMLIAFIMMQAQLTTFSEAAALLPTSGSVYDYISCGMGRFFAITGALSAYLIVHIFAGTAETILSGIMALVNFEHLNTLMESHNASWMVGVGLVIVFGLLNAFGIEAFGKAEIVLTFAMWSTLVIFGIVGLLSPHAVPLEGWFGSTLNLNDPFAVFSLIGMAMFMFVGCELVTPMAPEIKRCDRVIPRAMALGLCGVAVCMALYGAALSHQVENVVIDAASGTRLLETPMAIPAFAGQVMGQFGKYWLGVGLLLAGAATINTLMAAVPRILYGMALDGALPRMFAYLHPRFKTPVVGILVAVLIPCVHAFAIQGNLDRIIPLVLAAVCAWGVAYLLVTCSVVILRVRRPDLPRAYKSPWFPLPQIVSSVGIVLAIVYITPPGMNPSDIYIPFGWMIGLTAAYALFWTLCVQKVNPFKPVPVEQVLENAFAKGENEEAQFDRLTSLT from the coding sequence ATGAACCTGTCGTCGCGGTTGCACGCCCACCTGGCTCGAGGCAAGGTCGGCTTTCCCACCACCCTGGCCAGTTCGGTCGGGGTGATCATGGCCAGCCCGGTGATCCTGACGGTCACCAGCGGCTTCGGCATCGGCGGCGACACCTTCGCGCTGGCGATGCTGATCGCCTTCATCATGATGCAGGCGCAGCTCACCACCTTCTCCGAAGCGGCGGCGCTGCTGCCGACCTCCGGTTCGGTCTACGACTACATCTCCTGCGGCATGGGGCGCTTTTTCGCCATCACCGGCGCGCTGTCGGCCTACCTGATCGTGCACATCTTCGCCGGCACCGCCGAGACCATTCTCTCCGGCATCATGGCGCTGGTGAACTTCGAACACCTCAACACCCTGATGGAAAGCCACAACGCCTCCTGGATGGTCGGCGTCGGGCTGGTAATCGTGTTCGGCCTGCTCAACGCGTTCGGCATCGAGGCCTTCGGCAAGGCGGAGATCGTGCTGACCTTCGCCATGTGGAGCACGCTGGTGATTTTCGGCATCGTCGGGCTGCTGTCGCCGCATGCGGTGCCGCTCGAGGGCTGGTTCGGCAGCACGCTGAACCTGAACGATCCCTTCGCGGTGTTCAGCCTGATCGGCATGGCGATGTTCATGTTCGTCGGCTGTGAGCTGGTGACGCCGATGGCGCCTGAGATCAAACGCTGCGATCGAGTGATCCCGCGCGCGATGGCGCTGGGGCTGTGCGGCGTGGCGGTGTGCATGGCGCTGTATGGCGCGGCGCTCAGCCACCAGGTGGAAAACGTGGTGATCGACGCCGCCAGCGGCACGCGCCTGCTGGAAACGCCGATGGCCATCCCGGCGTTCGCCGGCCAGGTGATGGGCCAGTTCGGCAAATACTGGCTCGGCGTCGGCCTGCTGTTGGCGGGCGCTGCGACCATCAACACGCTGATGGCGGCGGTGCCGCGCATTCTGTACGGCATGGCGCTGGACGGCGCGCTGCCGCGCATGTTCGCTTATCTGCACCCGCGCTTTAAAACGCCGGTGGTCGGCATTCTGGTGGCGGTGTTAATCCCCTGCGTACACGCCTTCGCCATTCAGGGCAACCTCGACAGGATCATTCCGCTGGTGCTGGCGGCGGTGTGCGCCTGGGGCGTGGCCTACCTGCTGGTGACCTGCTCGGTGGTGATCCTGCGCGTACGCCGCCCCGATCTACCGCGCGCCTATAAATCGCCGTGGTTCCCGCTGCCGCAGATCGTTTCCAGCGTTGGCATCGTGCTGGCCATCGTTTACATCACGCCGCCGGGAATGAACCCGAGCGATATCTACATTCCCTTCGGCTGGATGATCGGCCTGACCGCCGCCTATGCGCTGTTCTGGACGCTGTGCGTGCAAAAAGTGAATCCGTTCAAGCCGGTGCCGGTCGAGCAGGTGCTGGAGAACGCGTTCGCCAAGGGTGAAAACGAGGAGGCGCAGTTTGATCGGCTTACTTCCCTCACTTAA
- a CDS encoding DUF3156 family protein codes for MIGLLPSLNRAWRRAPSGYRPGAALDRLARNLEPYVCERLAPSLLRLTLPQGPQIEIGEQVQGLFMAHIVSHRFRLQGASAMQLPLTLDVVTGGWLRRRGVRYLLRQRHAAAQRVHDGLQRYPQIGETLAQLDFRRVRLTVKDGRWQVEIEHFAASEVVSRLPAGRRYLRLDAEQRRLLLSSLLMIGQLMEKLNHE; via the coding sequence TTGATCGGCTTACTTCCCTCACTTAATCGCGCCTGGCGGCGAGCGCCGTCGGGCTATCGGCCGGGCGCCGCGCTGGATCGTCTGGCACGCAACCTGGAACCCTACGTGTGCGAACGCCTGGCACCGAGCCTGCTGCGGCTGACGCTGCCGCAGGGGCCACAGATCGAGATCGGCGAACAGGTGCAGGGGCTGTTTATGGCGCATATCGTCAGCCACCGCTTTCGGTTGCAGGGCGCGAGCGCGATGCAACTTCCGCTGACGCTGGACGTGGTGACCGGCGGCTGGCTGCGGCGGCGCGGGGTGCGTTATCTGCTGCGCCAGCGTCATGCGGCCGCGCAGCGGGTGCATGACGGCCTGCAGCGCTACCCGCAGATCGGCGAGACGCTGGCGCAGCTGGATTTTCGCCGCGTGCGGCTGACGGTGAAAGACGGGCGCTGGCAGGTGGAGATTGAGCATTTCGCCGCATCGGAGGTGGTCAGCCGTTTGCCGGCCGGCCGCCGCTACCTGCGGCTGGATGCCGAACAGCGGCGGCTGCTGTTGAGCAGTCTGCTGATGATCGGCCAACTGATGGAGAAGCTGAATCATGAATAG
- a CDS encoding SDR family NAD(P)-dependent oxidoreductase produces MNRVVVITGGGTGVGAACARLLAAQGDRVFIIGRRPEPLAALAQEIGAQALVGDAASGESWNHTLLPAILRDAGRIDCLIGSAGGMGFKRITDMTDAQWQGAMDSNLNSAFASARACLPALIKSGGNLLFVASIASLAAGPEVCGYVTAKHALIGLMRSIARDYGPLGVRANAVCPGWVTTPMADEEMQLLMDAHQISLEQAYQMVCRDVPLRRPASAEEIARVCRFLCSSEASIITGAALVADGGSTIVDVPTLAFTSL; encoded by the coding sequence ATGAATAGAGTGGTTGTGATTACCGGCGGCGGCACCGGCGTCGGCGCTGCCTGCGCCCGTCTGCTGGCGGCGCAGGGCGATCGGGTGTTCATCATCGGCCGCCGCCCGGAACCGCTGGCGGCGCTGGCGCAAGAGATCGGCGCGCAGGCGCTGGTGGGCGATGCCGCCAGCGGCGAGAGCTGGAACCACACGTTGCTGCCGGCCATTCTGCGCGACGCCGGGCGCATCGACTGCCTGATCGGCAGCGCCGGCGGCATGGGCTTCAAGCGCATCACCGATATGACCGATGCGCAGTGGCAAGGGGCGATGGACAGCAACCTCAACAGCGCTTTCGCCAGCGCGCGCGCCTGCCTGCCGGCGCTGATTAAAAGCGGCGGCAACCTGCTGTTCGTGGCCTCGATCGCCTCGCTGGCCGCCGGGCCGGAGGTCTGCGGTTACGTTACCGCCAAGCATGCGTTGATCGGGCTGATGCGTTCCATCGCCCGCGACTATGGCCCGCTGGGCGTGCGCGCCAACGCGGTGTGCCCCGGCTGGGTGACCACGCCGATGGCGGACGAAGAGATGCAACTGCTGATGGATGCCCATCAGATTTCGCTGGAGCAGGCTTACCAGATGGTCTGCCGCGACGTGCCGCTGCGCCGCCCGGCTAGCGCCGAGGAGATCGCCCGCGTCTGCCGTTTCCTCTGTTCCAGCGAGGCTTCAATCATTACCGGCGCGGCGCTGGTGGCCGACGGCGGCTCCACCATCGTCGATGTGCCGACCCTGGCTTTCACTTCCCTGTAA
- a CDS encoding molybdenum cofactor biosynthesis F family protein, translated as MSSEAVFIQVGALAEGFAPHSNTLERQHGLAGSTLTLRFSDGATQRCRFTDEQTLEWGERRGVAYRATSIRPGVLFIDFLDPARANASITLVCDRNQGNFTAVYGQLPDEAQARLDAFSRVEQGLPLTAVEAEFRFGTLEDADVAPPGFTDELIGMRNMYTYSPTERYEHIYLNDNFYAWQCLDGVEKGLADVDRCHYVKVAEQLYLFVWREKIIPTLGVVMIDLQGMRTDGKILGYQGSDFSALSNFAVGAHAQVLNTTRHPRG; from the coding sequence ATGAGTTCAGAAGCGGTATTCATTCAGGTTGGCGCGCTGGCGGAAGGCTTTGCGCCGCACAGCAATACGCTGGAACGGCAGCACGGGCTGGCGGGCAGCACGCTGACGCTGCGCTTTAGCGACGGCGCGACGCAGCGCTGCCGGTTTACCGACGAGCAGACGCTGGAGTGGGGCGAACGGCGCGGCGTTGCCTATCGCGCCACCAGCATTCGCCCCGGCGTGCTGTTCATCGATTTTCTCGATCCTGCCCGCGCCAACGCCAGCATTACGCTGGTGTGCGACCGCAATCAGGGCAACTTCACCGCGGTGTATGGCCAACTGCCGGACGAAGCGCAGGCGCGGCTCGACGCCTTCAGCCGGGTGGAGCAGGGGCTGCCGCTGACCGCGGTCGAGGCCGAATTCCGCTTCGGCACGCTGGAAGACGCCGACGTGGCGCCACCGGGCTTTACCGATGAGCTGATCGGCATGCGCAATATGTACACCTACAGCCCGACCGAACGGTACGAGCACATCTACCTGAACGACAACTTCTACGCCTGGCAGTGTCTGGACGGGGTGGAGAAAGGGCTGGCGGATGTCGATCGCTGCCACTACGTGAAGGTGGCGGAGCAGCTTTATCTGTTCGTCTGGCGCGAGAAGATCATCCCGACGCTGGGCGTGGTGATGATCGATCTGCAGGGCATGCGCACCGACGGCAAGATCCTCGGTTATCAGGGCAGCGATTTCAGCGCGCTGAGCAACTTTGCGGTCGGCGCCCATGCGCAGGTGCTGAACACCACGCGCCACCCGCGAGGATAG